A single window of Thalassoroseus pseudoceratinae DNA harbors:
- a CDS encoding sulfatase, with product MRHLHNRWWRESRNRFRCAFATCVRAAVTSLFLTVFVSTVAAAEKQSHPNIVLILADDLAWADLACYGHPWHDTPNLDRLADQGMKFTNGYAAAPICSASRASLLTGKTTARLGFEFVTKNKPGHQQLDADTPLVAPPFTLNLPLDEITIAETLQQSGYATAFFGKWHLNAHYQRYLGWSPTHGPRQQGFQFAIEDFGGHPYSWGRTTPEPLTKKGQFPKDTLVESTCKYLRQSQKKPFFAMVSHFYVHTPVKTPCRWLIEKYERLIPADSPARERRLRYAAFVETLDHYVGRILNAIDETATRDNTLVVFTSDNGGHPEYTANGPLRGSKWNLYEGGIRVPLLVRWPNHVLARSTTDEPAIGYDLHATFAEAAGVPPSQTDGISLLPLLTKQQAIPNRALIWHFPYYHPERGFAKAPDRIGVDDFVTSRTRPHSAMRLGAYKVIRYYEDESTELYDLSHDPAEHLNLRSQNPQMATQLTQQLKRTLADMNARLPSSRPNTR from the coding sequence ATGCGGCATTTGCACAATCGTTGGTGGAGAGAATCGAGGAACCGATTCCGATGTGCGTTTGCCACATGTGTGCGAGCCGCCGTAACGTCGCTTTTCCTGACGGTCTTTGTGAGCACCGTGGCTGCCGCAGAGAAGCAAAGTCATCCTAACATCGTTTTAATTTTGGCCGATGATTTAGCATGGGCGGATTTGGCGTGTTATGGACATCCTTGGCACGACACCCCGAATCTCGATCGACTCGCGGATCAGGGGATGAAATTCACGAACGGGTACGCGGCGGCGCCGATTTGTTCGGCCTCACGGGCAAGCCTTTTAACGGGCAAGACCACGGCTCGGCTGGGGTTTGAGTTCGTCACCAAGAACAAGCCAGGCCATCAACAGTTGGACGCTGACACGCCACTGGTCGCACCGCCGTTTACATTGAATTTGCCATTGGACGAAATCACGATTGCAGAGACGCTGCAACAGTCCGGTTATGCGACGGCGTTCTTTGGAAAGTGGCACTTGAACGCTCATTACCAACGGTATCTTGGTTGGAGCCCGACACATGGACCAAGACAACAGGGTTTTCAATTTGCGATCGAAGACTTCGGTGGGCACCCGTATTCCTGGGGCCGAACGACTCCGGAACCACTGACCAAGAAAGGTCAGTTCCCGAAAGACACGCTTGTCGAAAGCACTTGCAAATACCTGCGACAGTCGCAGAAGAAACCGTTCTTCGCGATGGTGTCACACTTCTATGTCCACACTCCAGTCAAAACGCCTTGCCGTTGGTTGATCGAGAAGTATGAACGTCTCATCCCTGCGGATTCACCTGCACGGGAACGACGATTGCGATACGCCGCCTTCGTTGAAACCCTCGATCACTACGTGGGACGAATTCTGAACGCGATTGACGAAACCGCAACACGCGACAATACGCTTGTCGTTTTCACTAGCGACAACGGCGGGCATCCGGAATATACCGCGAATGGGCCGCTACGAGGTTCGAAATGGAACTTGTACGAAGGCGGGATTCGGGTGCCATTGCTTGTTCGTTGGCCAAACCACGTTCTAGCGCGTTCGACGACTGATGAACCTGCGATCGGTTACGACCTCCACGCGACATTCGCCGAAGCGGCTGGAGTACCCCCGTCCCAAACCGATGGCATCAGCCTGTTGCCGTTACTAACGAAACAGCAAGCCATCCCTAACCGTGCGTTGATTTGGCATTTTCCGTACTATCATCCCGAACGCGGATTCGCAAAAGCACCGGATCGGATTGGCGTGGACGATTTTGTCACCAGTCGCACTCGACCTCATTCCGCGATGCGACTCGGAGCGTACAAGGTGATCCGTTATTATGAAGACGAATCGACCGAACTCTACGATCTTTCCCACGATCCGGCTGAGCATTTGAACCTGCGTTCACAGAATCCACAGATGGCAACACAACTAACACAGCAGTTGAAACGAACACTCGCCGACATGAACGCCCGATTGCCTTCATCCAGACCAAACACCCGTTAA